From the Nerophis lumbriciformis linkage group LG05, RoL_Nlum_v2.1, whole genome shotgun sequence genome, the window GATTGGCTATCAGGGACACGCCTGTTCCTGGTACATCCATGGTCCAGATGCTTCTTTAGACTGTCTATCCTTTGTTGTGCAATTCACTTCTGTACTTTTTTGTTATTGAATATATTGCACTGTGcttgctgtctctgcatcctggggtcatgaAAGACTCAACCGTGACACGAAACAAAAACTTTAAGATTGATTGGCCATCGTtaacaaaataacagttattttgctgttttcattCTAGATATCAGTTATTTCATACTAACTGTCCACTATATACAAATGCAGCTGGTCTGTAATGACCGGCTGTGAGACAATACACAAATGTGTTTGGCTTGGGCTTTATCACTTTAGGAGACCTTTTTCTCACCATATGACCAACAGGGAATGAAGTGAGTTGGGGGCTGGATATGAGCCAAGGTGTACTTGTAACCGTCTTCAGTTTGTCAGTCAGACCTTAGGGTCGAGTTAACATTTGGGTTGTTTGTACGGATCCAGGAGGGTTAGTTTGGGTAATGAGGGATTTTAAAGAACGCAGTCTTGACCTCCAGTGACCACAGACAACAAAATGAACACCGAATAAGTGCATAAAAATGTTCTCATCTTGTTATCCTCCAGTCCACAGGGCGGTTTTATGACTCATTTCCTCGGTGATGTGTCAGTCTGACTTCAGCTGACACATCACTCACACACTTATCCACTTTTTTCTTCTGCttggctatgctgtttttaaactaCCATAAATCTTGGGCCATTTGCACAGCTTCAAAAACTGGAAGATGTGCGCTTTTCTGTGATGTACATGGTGTCAGGGTAATCCAAAGGGCCTATGCAACGACTGCTCCCATGGGGTTTCGATACAAAAGGTTGGGTTTGTTTACAAATGAGCGTGTGTGACGGAGGGGACACAGAAGCAAGCTTCAAGAGATATTTCTTACCAGTTAaattttttatcatgtttttgTTGGATGGTGGTCACACAGCTGATTTAAAGATGGAATTCATCCTCAGAATCCCAGTTAGTAGTGAAGACTCTTCCAAAAACGAAATACATGCCTTACATAAGTACATTCCAAGTTCAAATTGTAAATCCAAAAGTTTGCCCGTCCCTAAACTAAACCTTTAACTGACATGTTCATGTTCTTTAAAAATATAGGATTGTCATTTGATTTAAAGAAAAACTAATAAAGTTAAATTGAACGTATCTTATCAACCACTTGGAGTCCAGATTCAAGATATTTTGTTGTCATGTGCATAGTTAAACAGTTTTGccatacaatgaaaatcttactttgctagtccaccctccAATATTATAAAATACACATCACGCAGTCttaagtaaaaacaacaacaactttattACGAACAAATGTTAGAAAGGGATTTTAAGGAGAAAAACGTGTTGAGACAATATGACACCAGTGGGGACTGACAGTTATTCCACATTTGTCATCGATGACCATGGATGTACAACGCACAATGATCCAGTGGTGATTATAAATACAGGATACATACACAGCAGGTCACAGCAGCATTTTAAAGTATATTCAGTGTTCACAGTTTACAGTTAGGGTTAAGGTGTTTTTCAGTGTTCTCAGTTCAGCCATctgtcatttttacagtcttctttgtttacctttttttccaCCTTAAGTGTTTATCTTGCCTCAGttagcttctttttttcccccagtacaGCCTCACCCTCATTTGGACACACTATTAACATGTTGGGCCTAAAATCACCCATAAACTTCAAATCCGAGTAGGGAAAACTTACAACTCTTATaactaaaaagcaaatataaaatgTGTAATTATAAAACTCAGGTATAATCTTGTTGCATTTGTGTTAGTCTAGACCCCAAGGTGCAGAGACTGGAAGCGGCGCACAGGGTAAAAACCCTTTTATTAAggaaaaccaaacaaaaacaacgcagcagggaagtgcacaaacgGCAAACCAGGCACAGGAAGCAAAGGGAAACCAAAGCAGCAAGTCGAGGTACGAAGCAAAATTCAGCTGAATTCAGAAGCATCCTGACTGGCAACCAGGGACTGGCAAGGGAGCGCACGCTCAGACTTGAGAAGAGGCGgaagaaaacaggaagtgaaaactaAATAAAAGCaccaaacaggaaacaatacagAAACAACTGAAGTCCAAGACAGTCATGAAGGATCATGACATATGTTTATCAAAGAAAGTTAAATGTAGTCAAATAGGTATAGTAATTCAGCTGCAAAGCCAGGCGAGGCGTCAGGCAGTTACACTTTGCTAAGTAAgtacatacaaataatgtgtcacattCCCTAAATGTTTACCTCAAGAAAGAGGAGTATAACATCGAAAAGGGAAAAGTGTGGCTTATGTTGGCCTTTCAAAGCCTTGATGTGCGTCTGGATCAATTGGCCACCTGTTGGCACTGTTGGCTCCCCTGTCTCCTTCTCCCTCTGCAGCCAAACAGCTGTTCACACATTAAagtacaaaaacaagttgactttatctGCAaattttgtgtttcattgtattcattaaaccatatccaattgtatttacaatccgccatGTAATGTGAAAATACAGTCTAAAcattttgtgtgatgactgtattatgatgatagtatatagctgtatcatgaatcaatttaagtggaccccgacttaaacaagttgaaaaacttgttcgggtgttaccatttagtggtcaattgtacggaatatgtactgtactgtgcaatttactaatacaagtttcaatcaatcaatcaaaacaccacaaaatgccacaaattcagtcagacaTTTTGAATAGTCCGCCTTTTCCGTAGATTCTATGTCAGTGTAGTAATGCttttgcactctgaccatatcagatcagtcatactggaaatacgcaaaaaattGGAAAGCGatatgctgtttatcattcacaatccttatgtacgaCAAGAACACGTACAATTTTGCAATGACAGTAACGAGTACTATATCATatattatactgtacatattttacATAACTTGCCAAACACTGTGCAATTACAGCTGTTTCGCAGCCCGTGGACATGATGTGTTGTGATGGATGATCAATACATAAGGAAACACCATTAAATATGCTGTCATGTGCCAAACAAGGTCTTAAAAATGAGCCCCTCCTTACTGAGCATTAGTCCTGTCATTAGCTTGCATTAGGCCTGCAGAGAGGGATTGAGGATTAGGCCGTTCTGTTAGCAGCAGGAGACATGCTTTATCTTGGATTCCACGTGACCCACTATCTGATACGTTCAAAAGATAGGAAAATTAAATGATATAAAATgctgtgaaaataaaataatttacttGTGAGAATAAAATTGCAAGCATTCCAGCAGGCACAATACATTTATACAACGGTGATTATGCATGAATGTACTTTAAAACTGACTctgaaacaacgttgattttatacatttggtATCATTTCTATCGATACTTGGATGGACCTGCCCACTTctactatagcagtgtttttcaaccactgtgctgcggcacacttgTGTGctgcgagatacagtctggtgtgccgtggaatattatctaatttcacctatttgggttaaaaatattttttgcaaaccagtaattatagtctgcaaatgatgtgttgttgagtgtcggtgctgtctactgtaatactcttccatatcagtaggtggcagccggtagctaattgctttgtagatgtcggaaacagcggcaggcagtgtgcaggtaaaaaggtgtctaatgcttaaaccaataataaacaaaaggtgagtgcccctaagaaaaggctttgaaacttagggaaggctatgcagaacgaaactaaaaaactgaactggctacaaagtcaacaaaaacagaacgctggatgacagcaaagacttactgtggagcaaagacggcgtccacaatgtacatccgaacatgacatgacaatcaacaatgtccccacaaagaaggataaaaacaactgaaattattcttgattgctaaaacaaagtagaataTCGCTCTAAGGAAGACATTaaaatgctacaggaaaataccaaaaaaagaaaaaaaaagccagcaaaataggagcgcaagacaataactaaaacactacacacagaaaaacagcaaaaaactcaaaataattcacagtacacctactttaagacaagagctatagtcatgcatggttggttatggtttaaagtcatatccaacaattgcgacaacgactttttactgtcaactcagtttcgttttttagtgatttctctTAGTGGTGTGCCCCCAgatttttccaacgcaaaaaatgtgccttggctcaaaaaaggctgaaaaacactgtactatagGATATAAACTATACGctaaaaatacatatgtatatcattATCATCACCTAATATCGCCCCAATAGGGATACTACCATTGGTATTGCTGTTATTGATATATATGTATCGATCTGCCCTCAACAAAGTTGTGTCTTCTGAAAGCGCGTTCTCGCCTCTCACGCGGTGCGCGGGGGCGTGCTTGGCACGGCGCCGCGCACCGCAGCCCCGACACAGCAGGAGAAGGCAGACATGGCGGCGGATCCTAACCCGGACTGGCTCTCCTGTCTTCCCCCTTCTTGGAGTTACGGCGTCACCCAGGATGGACGCCTGTTCTTTATCAAGTAAATATCGCGTGGATTTGTGGATTTTATCACTCGGGCCCGGCTAGTATTATTAGTTGGTCTGTGTTTTTTCGACGTTTTGATCACCTTTTTCCCTCCCGTTTTTTTCTCCCATTAACAGCGAAGAAGCGAAGAGTACAACCTGGCTGCAGCCTGTCAGCGGGGAGGCTGTAATAACGGGGCACAGGACAACTCCAGGCAAGTTCTATGTGTTTTTAGACGTATATTTCTCTTTTGAACGAGCCTAAATACAAGAAGAATCGGGCAGTGGAGAAGTTGCAGACGGAGAGAGGAGGGATCACTGCAGCAAAGCAACAGCCTCCTCTTCTCTCCTCGTAATCCACCTGGACACTTTTgcaactaaacattttttttttttttacgatattTCTCCTCGCTTTGCTACAGAAAAGCATGTAGGTGTGAAAACCTGCACGGTTGAGAATCTAGATGCATGCATGCAAATTATCCGAGTTATGCAGACCTCCCAAATAACAGAAATGCAACACaagaaaaacgattttttccccccctccagACACTGCATCGCTATGCGGGAGTGcgctgcgtgcgtgtgtgtgtgtgtgtgtgtgtgtgtgtgtgtgtgtgtgtgtgtgtgtgtgtgtgtgtgtgtgtgtgtgtgtgtttgcacatCTGTAATGCTGTTTATCTCCTGCCCCTTGCAGATTTGCCAACAGGATGGGAGGAAGGCTACACATTTGAGGGCGCTCGCTGCTTCATCAAGTGAGTTGGGCATTCATGGGCACAGATGGCATTGATGCAGTAGCCATAGGAGCTGAGGTCGTGCTTTGTGTGCCACAAATTCCTTTTCCCTTCCTGCCCACCACCACGCCAAAGATGCGTTTGTTTCTCCcgtaacacaacttgtctttgTCTGCCGATGTTGTCGAGGCCTGTTGTCCTCATGCCCTTCACCTATTTtctccacacacacatacacacttgttATAACCGAATTGTGCTGTCAGTTAAACATAAGTTTGTGTGTGACTCAGAGCCAAACAGGCTCTACTTGTTAGTGTTTgtgcagatgtgtgtgtgtcaagctTGTTGCGCACATTTCCATATATGCACTGTATTGCTCCGACCTGTTTGACAGCAAATTGCTCTTGCTCATCTCTGAACGGTGACGCCGGGTGGACGTTCGGTCCCTTCGGTGACTTTCCCCGGCTAGGTTTCGCGCATGTGGCCATTTTGAGAAAAGCAGCCGACAGTATGCTGGTGAGCTGATATAGTCGCTCTAAAAATAGCACCTCTCATTGGTATGTATGGATGCATGTAGAATGCACCCAGgcatgcatgcatgcacacacCCGTGGCAGTACCTGTGGATGTATTGACCATATAATGGGGTCAGGTGCATCGTTGAGTAGGCCTTTGTCACTGTGTTGGGCTAGTCTTGGGAAGAAGTGGGAATATTCAGTCATGTTATGGTATGGCTGCAGTTGTATGGTTTTGTGTTGGGATGAATCCCCCCTGATGCAGAGGCAGAATTGGCCAAAAATACTACAGCTTGTGTCAAGTGCAGTAGGcctcaataaaaatgtgtgtgtataaatgtgtatgtgaatatatacatatgtgtgtgtgtgtgtgtgtgtgtgtgtgtgtatgtatatatgtatgtgtgtgtgtgtgtgtgtgtgtgtgtgtgtgtgtgtatatatatgtaatgtgtgtatatatgtgtatgtgtgtctatatatgtatatgtgtgtgtgtat encodes:
- the LOC133606564 gene encoding pleckstrin homology domain-containing family A member 5-like isoform X3, whose translation is MAADPNPDWLSCLPPSWSYGVTQDGRLFFINEEAKSTTWLQPVSGEAVITGHRTTPDLPTGWEEGYTFEGARCFIK